The nucleotide sequence GGGGCTAATACATTTTTATCTGAAAAACTTATAGCTATATTAGGCAATTTAAGCCCAATTGTGGTTTTATTTGCAGTAATTACAATAACAATAATTCTAACCAATTTTATAAGCAACACTGGACTGACTGGAATATTGGTCCCAATACTATTTGGAGCGTCTTTAGGAATTCCAAAAGAGATTTTAATATTGGCTATTGGTATATCAGCATCATGTTCATTTATCTTACCTGTTGGAACACCACCTAATGCTATTGTATATGGTGAAGGTGTCAAAAAAGAAGAGATGATGAAAATTGGGACGATTTTGTCAATACTCTCTGCAACTGTAATAACTTTATACTTCTCTCTTTATATGTGAATAGAAATAATATATTATTTTCCTGAATAGTAGGAAAATATTTTATTATATAGTTCAACAGCTTTCTCTAAATCCCCCATTTTTTCATATGCTATCGCTTTGCCAAGCTGAGCCTCCAAATGATAAGGATTCTTTTCTAAAATTTTGTCAAATACTTCAATGGCTTTTTTAAACTCTTTTAATCTCAAATGGACAAGACCTAAAATAAACAAAGCCCGTATATCATCAGGTCTTATATCAAGTGCTTTTTTTAATGTCACCATCGCCGCTGAAAGTTTATCTAATGATAGTAAAATTTGAGATTTCAGTATAAGTGCAGATAAAAAATTGGGTTTTATTTCCAAAGCTTTATTTAGGCATTCTAAAGCCTCTTCAAGTTTTCCTAAGTTATATAAAATTGAGGCTTTCCCATAAAGGGCTGTTATGTTTGGAGCAATTTCTAATACTTTGTTGTAACATTCTAATGCATCTTCATATTTTCCAAGATTTCTAAGAATTTCTGCTTTTCTAACCAATGCTGGGACTAAAAATGGGGTAGTTTTTAAAATTTCATTATATTCTTTTAAACTTTCATTATTCATGTTTAGATGTTCATAAACATAAGCTTTCGAATATTTCACAAAGGTATTATTAAGATCTGATTTCAAAGCGTCGTCTAATAATTTTAATGCATTTTCAAAGTCACCAGTCATACTTAGCAAAAGCCCTTTTAGAAAATTAACAATATGGTGATTTGGAGACAGTTTTAACATATCCATCAATTTTTCTATATACTCATCAATTTTGTTTAATGACTTAGGTGTTAGTTCAGGATTATTTTTCTGCTTTTTTAGATTATTCATATCCTTTCCATTTTCAGATTTACTCATGAAACGTCCCCCCCTGTAAATTTTTATAAAACTGTAAATTCAATTCTTAGATTGTTTAATCTAAATGCGTATTCTTACCATTATATATTTATCTATGTTCAATTATATAAAACTTAAGTTTTATTTAACTAAACATTGAAAATTGGTAAAATTGGTGATATCAATGGAAAAAAAGCCATATGTTATATCCAACGTAGGCATGACCTTAGATGGAAAGTTAGCTACTATAAATAACGACTCAAGAATTTCATGCGAAGAGGATTTAATAAGGGTTCATAAAATTAGGGCAAATGTTGATGGAATTATGGTCGGTATTGGGACTGTTTTAAAGGACGACCCAAGATTAACAGTTCATAAAATTAAAAGTGATAGAAATCCTGTTAGAATAGTTGTTGATAGTAAGCTAAGAGTTCCACTAAATGCAAGAGTTTTAAATAAAGATGCAAAGACAATTATAGCAACAACAGAAGATAGTGATGAAGAGAAAGAAAAGAAAATAAAAATATTAGAAGATATGGGTATAGAGATTGTTAGATGTGGAAGAGGAAAGGTAGATTTAAAAAAATTGATGGAAATTTTGTATGACAAGGGAATAAAAAGCATTTTGTTGGAAGGAGGAGGAACTTTAAATTGGGGGATGTTTAAAGAGGGTTTAGTTGATGAGGTCTCTGTCTATATAGCTCCAAAAATATTTGGAGGGAAAGATGCTCCAACATATGTAGATGGAGAAGGGTTTAAAACAGTAGATGAGTGTGTTAAATTAGAATTAAAAAACTTTTATAGGTTGGGAGAAGGAATTGTGTTGGAATTTAAGGTAAAGAAATAATCATAATGTGAGAGCCATGCTTCCAAACAAAAGAGCATTGGAAATTATTAGAAAGTATATGAAAATCTACAATGGGAGAAATGAAGAAGATATTAAAGAGAGATTAATTAAAGAGTTAAAGGAAGAAAATGTCTTAGTAGAAACTGAAGACGGAACTTATACATTAAAAGCAGAAGATGAAGAGGAAATGATGCATTCAAAGGTTGGGGCTTTAAAGGAAGCGATTTATAAGTTTGCTAAACCATCAAAAATTGAAAATTTAAAAAACCCGAGAGTTTTAGATTTGTGTAGTGGTATGGGGTACAATGCTATAGCTGCTTTGCATTATAATAAAAATGCAAAGATAGATATGGTTGAGATTTGCGAAGAAGTTTTATTTTTAACTTTATTTTTAGATATTCCATATAAAGAGCATGAGATTATAAAAGATAAGGTTAGAGAGTATTTTTTAAACAAAATTGGCATTGAATATAAGTCAGATTATGATAATATCAATTTATATGTTGGAGATGCGAGAAAATTTATAATAAAGAGTGATAAAAAATACAATGTGGTTTTTCACGATGCATTTTCACCAAAAAGAGACCCCACTCTCTACACCTATGATTTTTTGAAAGAAATTTATAAAAGAATGGAAGATAATGGAGTTTTGATATCTTACTCTTCAGCAATTCCTTTTAGAAGTGCTTTGGTTGATTGTGGTTTTGTAATTTCAGAAAATGAGAGTGTTGGGAGAAAAAGAGGGATAACCTTAGCTTACAAAAACCCAAATTTTAAACCAAATAGAATTAATGAGGTTGATGAGAGAGTTATAGCTTTATCAGTTATAGCTCTACCTTATAGGGATGAAACATTAAGCTTAACTAAAGATAAAATAATAGAGAATAGGGAAGAGAGAAGAAAAAAATTAAAAGAAAAATTAATTAAAATAGAAAAATACCTATCAACAAAACAGATAAAAAAAGGAAATATTCCAGAAGAGGTTTTAAAAATTCAAAAAGAAGATTTGAACTCATCAGAGATAATTAAAAAGATGAGGTTGAAATTTTTCTCGAATATAGGCGATAAAATATTTATTGAGATGTTCAAATTTTAATTTTGATGAAACAGAAAGCTCTGCTTTCTGGCTACAAATCCGTAGGATTTGTTCAATCGAAGCGTTAGCTTCGGGTTATAAAAACTCTTATGAGTTTTTATTTAACCAAAGCGTTAGCTTTGGGCAATGAAAACCGTTAGGTTTTCATCTAACTTTTTCTAAAAGTTTCATGCAAACCTTTTTATACTATAAGCTCATAGTTGTTGAGGATGCTAAAATCTCTTTTTAGCATCTTTAAAAATTACTAAATTTTATTAGGAAGTGGAATATATGAATTTTAATGAATTAAATTTATCAGATAGTATCCTAAATGCCATTAAGAATAAAGGTTTTGAAAAGCCAACAGACATACAGATGAAGGTTATTCCGTTATTTTTAAATGATGAATGTAATATTGTAGCTCAAGCAAGGACTGGAAGTGGGAAGACAGCATCATTTGCAATTCCATTAATTGAGCTTGTCAATGAAAACAATGGAATAGAGGCAATTATTCTAACCCCAACAAGAGAATTGGCTATACAAGTGGCTGATGAAATAGAGTCATTAAAAGGTAACAAAAATTTAAAGATAGCTAAAATTTATGGTGGAAAAGCTATTTATCCACAAATTAAAGCTTTAAAGAGAGCAAATATAGTTGTTGGAACCCCAGGAAGAATTTTAGACCACATAAATAGAGGCACTTTAAATTTAGAAAATGTTAAATACTTTATATTGGATGAAGCTGATGAAATGCTCAATATGGGATTTGTTGAGGATGTTGAAAAGATTTTAAACGCCTGTAATGGAGATAAAAGGATTCTGTTGTTCTCTGCAACCATGCCAAAGGAGATATTAAATTTGGCTAAAAAGTATATGGGAGATTATAACTTTGTAAAAGCTAAGATAAATGCAAATATTGAGCAGAGTTATGTTGAAGTTAATGAAAATGAGAGATTTGAAATCTTATGTAGAATTTTAAAAAATAAGGAATTTTATGGATTAGTTTTTTGTAAAACTAAGAGAGATACTAAAGAATTGGCAAATATGTTGAGAGATATTGGATTTAAAGCTGGTGCAATTCATGGAGATTTAAATCAATCTCAAAGAGAGAAAGTTATAAGGCTATTCAAACAAAAGAGAATTAAAATTTTAATTGCCACTGATGTTATGAGTAGAGGAATAGATGTTAATGATTTAGGTTATGTAATTAACTACCATCTTCCACAAAATCCTGAATCTTATATGCATAGGATTGGAAGAACTGGAAGAGCTGGAAAAAAAGGAAAGGCAATATCAATTATCAATAGAAAAGAATATAAGAAATTGAAATATATAGAGAGAGCAATGAAATTGAAAATTAGAAAATTAAAAATTAAATAATAAAACATTAAAAAACTTTATTATTTATTATTATTTTTAATTAATTATTTTAGCTATTTTTATGTCCATAAGAACATACATATGTACATATAGAAGCATGTGCAAAAAATTCATAAATATTTTAATACCATAACATAAAATACAGAGCTAAGAGGAGTTTTGTTTTGCATGTATTTTTATATTGTTTATATTTTTTGGTGATATTTATGAAAAATGATGAAAAAATTTTAGAGGACCTAAAAATCATTAACAGTAAAGCAAAATTTATTGGTATTAAAATTCTTATGATAAGACACATTATCGAGTCACATATTGATGATAGAAAATTAATATATAAAATATTAGAATCTACAAAAAACACTGAGTTATATGGATTAATTTTGACGGCATGTCCAAAATTAGAAAAAATTATTGAAAAATCAAATTAATTTAGAATCTTGAAATTTTTTGAAGCAGCATGCCTTCAACTTTAACTGGATATACTATTCTCGCTAATTTAACAGCTGATTTTAACCTCTCTTCAGAGTCAGAATATATTGTGTATAAAACATCCCCTCTTTCAACCTTGTTTCCAACTTTTACGTTTAGGTAGACACCAGCTTTTTTATCATTTGGAGCTCCTGCTTCTTTGGCGATTTTTGTTATTCCAATATTTGATATTCTTGTAACATACCCGTCAATAGGTGAATGGATATCTGCCTTATATTTTCCAACTTCAATCTCATCAGAGCTAACTTCTTTTCCTCCCTGTGCTACAATAATTTCCATAAATTTGTCATGAGCTTTTCCTCTTGCTAATAAATCTTCAGCTAAGTATTTTCCTTCTCCAGTAGGGGCTACGCCACCCATCTCTAATAAAATTCCTGCAAGTGATATAGATTTTTCTACTAAACTTGTTGGAGCTTGCTTATAATCTTCTAAAGCTAATAATGCCTCTTTTGCTTCTAAAGCTGGACCAATAGCTCTACCAATTGGCTGTCCTCCATAGGTAATTGCACATTCAGTAGCTATCCTTAATCTATCACTTAATTCAATAAAATTCCTTGCTAAACTTGAAGCTTCTTTTATAGATTTAACTTTTGCCCCATATCCCGTTGGAATGTCAATCAATAGTTTATTAACACCCATAGCTAATTTTTTTGCCATAACACTTGACAATAATAACGGCTCTGGGTCTATGCCAAGAGGTCTTTCAACGTTTATTGTTATATCATCTGCTGGAGCTAAGTCCAAAGCCCCTCCCCATACCATACAGCCATTAGTTTCTTTAACAACTCTCTTTATCTCTTCAATAGTTAAATCTACTCTTGTTAAAACTTCAACAACATCCGCTGTTCCTGCCGCTGAAGTTATTGCCCTTGAAGAAGTTTTTGGGATTTTTAACCCAGCAGAGGCGACTATTGGCACTACTAATAAAGCGTATTTATTTCCTGGAACTCCTCCAATTGAATGCACATCAAATATATGCCCCTCCCAATTGACCATTTCCCCAGTCTCAGCCATTCTAATAGTCATTGCTTCAATCTCATCCATGTCCATTCCATTTATATAAAGAGATGTGACAAAAGCAGATATCTCAATATTTGTTAGCTTCCCATCAACCATCTCATCTATAATTGCAAAAATTTCCTCTTTTCTTAATTTATTTCCATCCATCTTTTTTCTTATATATGGAAGAGATTTTGGTTTTTCAGCATGTTTTATTGTTACTGTATCCCCTTCTTTAACACCTAACTCTTTAACTAACTTTTGTGGCAATCCAATTTCTCCTCTATTTATTAATGTGGTTGAAGAATACAAAACTCCAATAACCTCTTTTCCTTTAAATTCAACAACTACTCTATCTTGAGGGAAATACTGAGAGTTTTTTAAATCTTCAGAATTAATTAAAACTAAATTTTCCAAGTCAATGTCTAAAACTCTAACTTTTAGAAATAACATTTAAATCACCATCTACCCCCACTATTTTTTAATAATTTAATTTTTATATTCTCAACTTTATATATCTTCTTAATCTTAATATCACTTTTACTATTGGTGAAAACATGAAGCTAATAAGAAAATTAATGTCCTTAAAAAATGCTGAAAAAATTGTGTATGAGCACTTATATAAGTATTTAAGCGAAAATAAAAAAATTAAAGAAATTAATATTATTGAGGCGTTAAATAAAATATCTGCTGAAGATATTAAATCCCCAATAGATTTGCCATATTTTAATAAAGCTGCAATGGATGGATATGCTGTTAAAGCAGAAGACACTTTTGGAGCATCTGAAACAAACCCGATAATATTAAATCTCGTTGAAACGGATGAGATATTTTCAGGAGAGGCGAAGAAAATATTTACTGGAGATGAATTGCCAAAAAATGCAGACGCTGTGGTTATGAAAGAATTTTGCAATGAAGTTGATGATTTTGTTGAAATCTATAAGGGAGTTCATCCAAATGAAAATGTTTCAAGAATTGGAGAAGATGTTAAAAAAGGGGATGTGGTTTTAAAAAAAGGAGATGTTATTAATCCTTATCACCTAAATATGCTTGCATCTTTAGGAATTAAAAAAATTAAGGTTTATGATTTAAGTTTTGGAATAATCCCTACAGGGGATGAACTTATCAGCTTGGATGAGATTAACAATATTGAAAAAGATATTAACAAACTAAAAGGAAAAATTATAAATTCTAATTCATATATGCTATATGGTTTAGTAAAAAATCTTGGATTTGATGCAAAAATTTATGATGCTGTTGAAGATAATAAAGAAAAGTTAAAAAAAGCCATTAAAACAGCTCTAAATGAAAATGATGCTGTGTTAATAACTGGAGGGACTTCTGTAAGTGAGAGAGATATAACCATTGAAACAGTTAAAGAAATGGGAGATGTTATAGTTCATGGGGTAAATATAAGACCTGGAAAACCTTTTGGATTTGGAATAGTTGATGATAAACTTATCTTTATGCTATCTGGTTATCCTGTAGCATCAGCTGTCCAATTTGAACTATTTATCCAAAGATTTTTCATGAAAAGGAAAAAAATCAAAATACCTTTAAAAAGAAACATAGCTTCTGAACTTGGTAGAGTTGATTTTGTTAGGGTTAGAGTAGATAAAGAGGTTGAACCCATAAGAATAACTGGAAGTGGTGTTATTTCCTCATTGATAAAAAGTGATGGCTATATTTTAATTCCAGAGAATGTTGAGGGCTATGAAAAAGGAGAGCTTGTAGATGTGTATTTATTATAAGTTAAGCAAAATTAAAAGATGAAAAAACTTCTGTAGAGTTAATGTAGTATTTATTGGGGTGATTGTTTTGGATGTATGGATTGATTTAACAAACGCTCCTCATGTGCATTATTTTTGCCAACTAATAAAAAAATTTGAAAAGGAAGGGATTGAGTATTTATTAACTTTTAGAGACTCGAAAAATTTGGCTAAATTAGTAGAAATTTACAATTTTGTTGGAAAATGCATAGGAAAGCATGGAAACACATTGAAAGATAAATTAATTTTTTATGCTGAGAGAGTTATTGGCTTAGCTGAGCTAATATCCAATATAAAGCCAAAAGTAGCCATAGCTAAACACTCTGTTGAACTGCCAAGAGTTGCTTTTGGTTTAAACATTCCAATAATTTTTGTTGTAGATAATGAACATGCTGAAGCTCAAAATAAATTAACTCTCCCATTGGCAGATGAGATTATTAAACCTATAGCAACAGATGAAAATAAGCTTAGGGATTTTGGAGGAAGAAATTTTATAAATTTTGATGGAACTTGTGAAGTGGCAAATGTAAATTCTCGGCTAAAGGGCTATTATCCAATAGATAATGAAATTTTAAAAAAATTGGGAATTTTAAATAATAATCCAACAATAGTTATGAGACCTTGCCCAAACTCTTCCTATTGTAATGGACATAAAGATATACTGCCAAAAATTATCAAAGAACTTCAAAAAAGAATTGATTGTAATATAGTTGTGTTTCCAAGAGATGAAAATCAAAAAGAAATATATAGGGAGCTTAATGTTATTGTTCCAAAAGAAACAATAGATGCTCTCTCTTTATTATATAATGCCGATTTTATGATTGGTGCTGGAGGAACAATGAATAGGGAGAGTGCTATTCTTGGAGTTCCTACAATATCTTGTTATCCTCAGGAATTACTTGGAGTTGATAAATATCTAATTGAAAAAAATAGAATGATTCATACAAATGATATTAAGGAAATAATAAGCTATGTTGAAGATAACTTAGGAAAGAAACTTGGAGTTATTCAATTAGAAGACCCAACTGATTTGATGCTTGAAAGAGTTTGTAATTATTTAAAAAAATAAGATAGATATTATTTCTTTGGAAATCTTCTATACAAACAATTTGGATAATTTGTGCATCCTAAAAACTCTCCCTTTCTTGTTCTAACTACTCTCAACTTAGCTCCACACCATGGGCAGGTGTTATCATCTATCTTTGACATTATATCCAATATAGCAGGATTTTTGTTGCATAATCTCTCTTTATTGCAAATTATTTTATTGTTTATGGTATCAACATACACAATGAAGTTTTTAAATAGATGAGAGTTTTCTAAGTCAATTATAACTTTGCCATTTTCAATTCTTATTCCCGGAGTTATTTGCATATTTGTTTTTATTGGAAGCAAATAGTAACCTTGTCCAGAATATTCTAAAATTCCCATATTGTATTTTATTCTCCCAATTAACCAATTGTAATCTCTATTAGCAATGAATCTTATTGTTTCTTCTATATTATCAAACATATTTTTCTCTTTTATGTTGTCAAGAACTTCTCTAATGAATTCATCTTCTTCATAACCTTTAGTGAGCATTTCTATAGCTTTTTCAATAAATTCTGTCTTATCAAATTTTATTAATAAGAGAAGCCCATTAAATGCATTTGCAACAACATATTTTTCTTTTTCAATAATATCTCTTCTATCAAAAATATAATAAATCCTTGCAAAAACTTGTTTTTGCCCTTTTGGTGAAACCACCTTTTTAATTTCAAACTCTTTGTTGTATGAATTTGTTATTCCATAATAAAAAACAGGCATTTTAGCATTTTCAAGTCCTATTATTGAAATAAATCCTTCTGGAACTTTCCAATTTTGTTCATAAGTTTCAGAATTTAGTTTTGTAGCATTAAAATGTAAATCTTTTGATAAAATTTTAAATAACTCATTTAAAGTCTCTTCCATACTATCCCCCCGTAAAATTTAAATTGTTAAACTAATATATATTAAATAATTAAAGTTATCAATTAGACATTTGGTTTTGGTAATGACTCATTTTCCGTCTCAACAACTATCAACAATGGCTTGTTCTTTTTTAGATAATTCTTAATTTCTGAGCTAATATCATCAGCTTTTTCAATGTAACAGTTATCTATTCCAAAGGCATCAGCTATTTTGTTAAAGTTAGGGTTTTTTATTCTACAAAACTCAGCTAAATTATTATTTTTCATCACAATCATTAAGATTTTTAAATCATATTCAGAAACAACTTGAAGTTCCTCTATATTCATCAAAAATCCGCCATCCCCACTAATTAATACAACCTCTCTATCGATGTTAAAATCAATAGTCCCAAATTTAACTCCAATGGATGCAGGCAAACCAAAGCCCATAGTTCCAAATGAATGTGAGGAAATAATATTTCTTGGAATAATGCAATTCTTTAATAAACATGTAAATACAGTATGTTTGCCCGCATCTGTAACTATTACAGCATCTTCTGGAATATTTTCAATAATTTCATTAATTTTGTTTGAATAATCACCAGAAGGTGAAAATTTGTTATTATTTTTAGTTATCCAATTGTTATTTTCTATGCTTAAATTTTCAAAAAATTCTTTTAACTCTTTGATATTTTTTAGTTTCAGATTTATATTTAAGGTTTTACTTAAAAGCTTTTCCCTAACACTTTCAACATAGGTATTGTAAGAGAGTGAAGAACCAATATTTATTATCTTATCTGCCTCTAATAAAGATTTTAAATCTCCTCTTCTACCAACTAAACCAATACAGTTATCTGCTTTTTCATTAATAACTCCTCTTGCTGGAAATGTTGTGGCTATAGGACAATTTATTTTTTGCAGAATTTTTGATATTTTTAGCATCTCTTTATAACTTAAAGTTCCAAATATGCCCTGTCCAATTAAAAATAGTGGTTTTTTGGCAGTTATCTCTTTTATATCATTTAAGGTATCTTCATTATCGCCCTTATTTATATCTATATATGCATTTGTATTTATATCTTTTGCCTCCTCTTTGTATAAATCTGCTGGAATATTTAGCTGAACTGGCTTTTTATTAGTTAAGCAGTCATTAAATGCATTAGCAACATAATTTATCTCTGCTTTATCAACAAAATATCCTTTATAAAAGTTTAAAAAGTCCATATTTATTTCTTGGAAGTAATTTTTGCCAATATATTTTCTCTGACATCTTCCAGTAATTGCCAATACAGATGAGTTATCTTTATATGCGTTAGCTATTGGTGTTGTTAAATTTGTGCTTCCAGGTCCTGCTGTTACTAAACAAACTCCTATATAGTTGGTTATTCTTGCATAGCCATCAGCCATGAAGCCAGCTCCTCTCTCATCCCTAACCATAATATTTTTTATACTGCTATTTTCAATCTCATTATACAACGGTAATATCTGCTCTCCAGGATAGGAAAATATAGTTTTTACATTTTTCTCTAAAAAATCTATCATAGCTTCTAAGAATTTAATAATCTCACCTTTGGTGATATTGTGGATAAGAGAATTTTAGTTAGATTGGCAATCTATCCTATTGCTTATATTATGTGGGGGGGATTGATGTGGTATTCTCAAATTATAGAGCCAATTGATGCAACTAATTTGTTATTAAAATTTCCCTTATGCAGTAAGGAATTTTATTTATTTCTGCAGTCATTACCAAGTATTGTTATTGAGTTTTTTAGAATTATTTATCTATATGGCTTTTCTTTTATGATTGTTGGAGGTATTGCTTATTATTTATTTATAAAGAAGGATTTTTTAAAGAGTGATATTATTTTAGTTGATTTAGCTTTAGGTTGGCTATTTGCAGGTTTGATATATACTATTGTTGTTGTTCAATCACCATTTCAAGTGGGTGTTGCTAAAGATTTAATAAATATGCATTATTTTTGGATATTTACAAAACCAACTTATGAAATTCCTTCATTACATACAGCATATTCTTTTTTATTGGCACTACATTTTAAAGACGAAAAACCCTTAAACTATATTTACTTTGCTTTGGCAATATTAATCCCAATCTCAACTTTAATTATGGGAATGCACTGGATTGTTGATGTTATTACAGGAATTTTGTATGGTTATGTTATATATAAATTCCCTAAAACTATTCATTTAAAGATTAACAAAGCATTAGATTTTTTAGCTGGGCATATAAAGCCATGTATTTCATGTGGAAAGTGTAAAAATTAATGAAAGGGATGATTATGAAAAGTACATCAAAAAACAAAACAAATAAAATAAATTTTGATGTTTATTTGGATGGAATAGCGTATCATTGCATAAAATGTGGATTCTGCTGTGATGCTCCAACAGTTACAAAAAAGGATTTAGCAAAAATAGCAGGATATCTAAAAATTCCACTTGCTGAAGTTTTTAAAAAATATGTTGGATTTTTTAATGGATATATTGGTGAGCTTAAAGAAGTTGGGGGGAAATGTATATTTTTGGATAAAAAAACCAAAAAATGTAAAATTTATGATGCCAGGCCTTTAATATGTAGGCTTAGGCCATATTCAGTGCAACTTAGAGATGGGAAGTTAACATTAACCTATGATATATGGTTTTTAAGGCATTGTAGAGGACTTTATTTGGGAGATGATAAAGTTGAAGATGAATATTTCAAATATGCTGAGCTTGTTTTGAAGTATTTGGGATTTGAGGAAAGTGTTGATGAAGAAGAGTTTAAAAAGGCTAAAGAGAGGTTATTGGAAGAATCTCTAAAATATAGAAAAAAATGAGATTAGTTTGTTTTTATTTATAGTTGTGTAAGAATATAAAAATATTTGCACATCCATAAGTATTTATACTACTTTTGACAAGGTTATTGTTGAGCAAGACGCGATGAAATATCTAAATACTACTTTGAAATTTGGTGAATTAAATGTTTAATAATAAAGGAAGAAGAAATGTAAGAAATAATGAAATTAGAAGAAATGTTCCAGTTAAAGAAGGTGAAACCTACACTGTTACAATTGAAGATATGGGTAGAGGCGGAGACGGAATAGCAAGAGTTGAGGGATTCGTTGTCTTCGTCCCTGAAACACAGAAAGGAGATACCGTAGATGTAAAAATAACAGCTGTAAAAAGTAAGTTTGCATTCGCAGAAAAAATTTAAAAACCATTTAAGGTTTAGCTAAACCTTT is from Methanocaldococcus bathoardescens and encodes:
- a CDS encoding topoisomerase DNA-binding C4 zinc finger domain-containing protein, translating into MEETLNELFKILSKDLHFNATKLNSETYEQNWKVPEGFISIIGLENAKMPVFYYGITNSYNKEFEIKKVVSPKGQKQVFARIYYIFDRRDIIEKEKYVVANAFNGLLLLIKFDKTEFIEKAIEMLTKGYEEDEFIREVLDNIKEKNMFDNIEETIRFIANRDYNWLIGRIKYNMGILEYSGQGYYLLPIKTNMQITPGIRIENGKVIIDLENSHLFKNFIVYVDTINNKIICNKERLCNKNPAILDIMSKIDDNTCPWCGAKLRVVRTRKGEFLGCTNYPNCLYRRFPKK
- a CDS encoding thiamine pyrophosphate-binding protein; the protein is MIDFLEKNVKTIFSYPGEQILPLYNEIENSSIKNIMVRDERGAGFMADGYARITNYIGVCLVTAGPGSTNLTTPIANAYKDNSSVLAITGRCQRKYIGKNYFQEINMDFLNFYKGYFVDKAEINYVANAFNDCLTNKKPVQLNIPADLYKEEAKDINTNAYIDINKGDNEDTLNDIKEITAKKPLFLIGQGIFGTLSYKEMLKISKILQKINCPIATTFPARGVINEKADNCIGLVGRRGDLKSLLEADKIINIGSSLSYNTYVESVREKLLSKTLNINLKLKNIKELKEFFENLSIENNNWITKNNNKFSPSGDYSNKINEIIENIPEDAVIVTDAGKHTVFTCLLKNCIIPRNIISSHSFGTMGFGLPASIGVKFGTIDFNIDREVVLISGDGGFLMNIEELQVVSEYDLKILMIVMKNNNLAEFCRIKNPNFNKIADAFGIDNCYIEKADDISSEIKNYLKKNKPLLIVVETENESLPKPNV
- a CDS encoding phosphatase PAP2 family protein; its protein translation is MDKRILVRLAIYPIAYIMWGGLMWYSQIIEPIDATNLLLKFPLCSKEFYLFLQSLPSIVIEFFRIIYLYGFSFMIVGGIAYYLFIKKDFLKSDIILVDLALGWLFAGLIYTIVVVQSPFQVGVAKDLINMHYFWIFTKPTYEIPSLHTAYSFLLALHFKDEKPLNYIYFALAILIPISTLIMGMHWIVDVITGILYGYVIYKFPKTIHLKINKALDFLAGHIKPCISCGKCKN
- a CDS encoding YkgJ family cysteine cluster protein; this translates as MKSTSKNKTNKINFDVYLDGIAYHCIKCGFCCDAPTVTKKDLAKIAGYLKIPLAEVFKKYVGFFNGYIGELKEVGGKCIFLDKKTKKCKIYDARPLICRLRPYSVQLRDGKLTLTYDIWFLRHCRGLYLGDDKVEDEYFKYAELVLKYLGFEESVDEEEFKKAKERLLEESLKYRKK
- a CDS encoding TRAM domain-containing protein; the encoded protein is MFNNKGRRNVRNNEIRRNVPVKEGETYTVTIEDMGRGGDGIARVEGFVVFVPETQKGDTVDVKITAVKSKFAFAEKI